The following coding sequences are from one Culex quinquefasciatus strain JHB chromosome 1, VPISU_Cqui_1.0_pri_paternal, whole genome shotgun sequence window:
- the LOC6044319 gene encoding phosphatidylinositol-3-phosphatase SAC1 has translation MASWEIHDDMNFYITANKFFIEPNGKSEVLIIDRVSREASVQVKTNQLPHGVPIRKVCGVLGAIKLISGFHLVVVTHRIFVGIVNSQAIWRLAGFDIIPYVPSLTHLSETQKVQNGVYLAMIRQVLDTPYYYFSYTYDVTHTLQRLHSMPPDFMQTGLYERADSRFVWNGFMLKQFHRPEVRQYCLPIILGFVSINDAMVNGHAFQWIIMTRRSVHRAGTRLFCRGIDQTGNVANYVETEQIIDVRGDKVSFVQTRGSIPLFWRQTPNLKYKPPPELVPGRDHLIACSKHLDSQLIHYGRQVLVNLIDHRGAEDVLEKAFATTISTLANPNVRYESYDFHAECRKMRYDKLHNLIARLAHEQDEFGVFHLRRDGVLLSSQDGVFRTNCIDCLDRTNVVQSMLAKRSLEQALMRLGVLTSGQKIDPSSAFEWLFKGVWADNADLVSTQYSGTGALKTDFTRTGKRTKMGLLQDGANSLTRYYKNNFNDGFRQDAIDLFLGSYTVQDGEGLTLPCPLVIQKGWKYGTFPVVLLFAFAMFFASVVYPQEKYNTEHLLFILFWGSMVGVTGAGILKYGVEFVDWPKLLPQATRSKMDA, from the exons ATGGCTTCGTGGGAAATTCACGATGACATGAACTT CTACATCACTGCCAACAAGTTCTTCATAGAACCGAACGGGAAGAGCGAGGTGCTGATCATCGACCGGGTCAGCCGGGAGGCGTCGGTGCAGGTGAAGACGAACCAGCTGCCGCACGGCGTTCCGATCCGGAAGGTTTGCGGCGTGCTGGGCGCGATCAAGCTGATTAGTGGGTTCCACCTGGTCGTGGTGACGCACCGGATCTTTGTGGGGATCGTTAATTCGCAGGCCATTTGGCGGCTGGCCGGCTTCGACATCATTCCGTACGTGCCGTCGTTGACGCATTTGAGCGAGACTCAGAAGGTGCAGAATGGGGTGTATTTGGCCATGATCCGGCAGGTGCTGGACACGCCGTATTACTACTTTTCCTACACGTACGACGTGACACACACGCTCCAGCGGCTGCACTCGATGCCGCCGGACTTCATGCAGACGGGGTTGTACGAGCGGGCGGACTCGCGGTTCGTGTGGAATGGGTTCATGCTGAAGCAGTTTCACCGGCCGGAAGTAAGGCAGTACTGTTTGCCAATCATTCTTGGGTTCGTGTCGATCAACGATGCCATGGTCAATGGGCACGCCTTCCAGTGGATCATCATGACGAGGAGGTCGGTTCACCGGGCTGGGACGAGGTTGTTCTGCCGTGGAATTGACCAGACGGGGAACGTGGCGAATTACGTCGAGACGGAGCAGATCATCGACGTGCGCGGGGACAAAGTTTCGTTCGTGCAGACGCGTGGAAGCATTCCGCTGTTTTGGCGCCAAACGCCGAACCTCAAGTACAAGCCGCCGCCGGAGTTGGTTCCGGGTCGGGACCATTTGATCGCTTGCTCGAAGCATTTGGACTCGCAGCTCATCCACTACGGCCGGCAGGTGCTGGTTAACTTGATTGACCATCGTGGCGCGGAAGACGTGCTGGAGAAGGCGTTCGCGACGACCATTTCGACGCTGGCCAATCCGAACGTCCGGTACGAGTCGTACGACTTTCACGCCGAGTGCCGGAAGATGCGCTACGACAAGCTGCACAACCTGATCGCTCGACTCGCCCACGAGCAGGACGAGTTCGGTGTGTTTCATCTGCGCCGGGACGGAGTCCTGCTTTCGTCCCAAGACGGCGTCTTCCGGACCAACTGTATCGACTGCCTGGACCGGACTAACGTCGTCCAAAGCATGCTGGCCAAGCGCAGTCTCGAGCAGGCGTTGATGCGCCTCGGCGTCCTGACCAGCGGCCAAAAGATCGACCCCTCGTCCGCCTTCGAGTGGCTCTTCAAGGGCGTTTGGGCCGACAATGCCGACCTCGTCTCAACCCAGTACTCCGGAACCGGTGCGCTGAAGACCGACTTCACCCGCACCGGCAAACGCACCAAAATGGGCCTCCTCCAGGACGGCGCCAACTCCCTGACCCGATACTACAAGAACAACTTCAACGACGGATTCCGGCAGGACGCGATCGACCTTTTCCTCGGCAGTTACACCGTCCAGGACGGCGAAGGTCTCACCCTCCCTTGCCCCCTCGTCATCCAAAAGGGCTGGAAGTACGGAACGTTCCCCGTGGTCCTGCTCTTCGCGTTCGCAATGTTTTTCGCGTCCGTTGTCTACCCCCAGGAAAAGTACAACACGGAACACCTGCTGTTCATCCTGTTCTGGGGCTCGATGGTGGGCGTGACCGGGGCCGGCATCCTGAAATACGGCGTCGAGTTTGTCGACTGGCCGAAGCTGCTGCCACAGGCGACGCGCTCCAAGATGGACGCCTGA